A window of the Lactuca sativa cultivar Salinas chromosome 5, Lsat_Salinas_v11, whole genome shotgun sequence genome harbors these coding sequences:
- the LOC111883514 gene encoding pentatricopeptide repeat-containing protein At4g02750 translates to MKSSLLNFLYSCKSLKSLKSVHASLLVNGLFATSDIVLNKIIRLYFRFGSAHVAHKVFDEISQPNVFLWTSMIHGHVENKLYSQAFLLFLRMLRDSVAPVNYTITTVLKGLAREARLRDGEVVYGFVIKCGFDLDIMVQNSMLDFFMRCEKTDLARCLFEEMHEKDIVSWNSMILGYCNNGRIDIARDLFSKMPDQNVISWTTIIHGYVKLGDMKEARHLFDEMPVKDLASWNVMLSGYVDYGDIDNAIYIFNTMPFSDLGSWNLIISGCCKIGNLESARNYFDKIPSKNVASWTIMIDGYMKSGNVNDAKVLFDQMPEKNLISWSTMIGGYAKNGEPKTALELLKLFKKQSINPDETFILVVISACSQLGVLDAAESAIRDYVGPDLFSNLHVATSLVDMYAKCGNIKKAIDIFKTINKKDLYCYTTMITAYANHGLGQEAISLFEKMKKDNLTPDGATFIGVLTACNHGGLIDEGWKYFKEMKNEYGIEPIDKHYACMVDLLGRSGCIHDAYNLICGMKVGPTAAVWSALLAACGVHRHVEMAEVAAGELFKIEPENSGNYVLLSNVYAGLGEWENVGKVRAVMRGNRVRKNRGSSWIELECVVYEFVMGDFEYLNCERVKFILDLIREEMEVEDHGMK, encoded by the coding sequence ATGAAATCCTCTCTCTTAAATTTTCTCTATAGCTGCAAATCCCTCAAATCGCTAAAATCTGTTCATGCTTCGCTTCTAGTAAACGGTTTATTTGCTACATCGGACATCGTGCTCAACAAGATTATTCGTCTCTACTTCCGTTTTGGATCCGCTCACGTTGCTcacaaggtgtttgatgaaatatCCCAACCAAATGTCTTCCTATGGACATCCATGATTCATGGGCATGTCGAAAACAAACTCTATTCGCAAGCGTTTTTGCTGTTCCTTAGAATGCTTCGAGATTCTGTCGCGCCTGTGAATTACACTATAACTACAGTGCTCAAGGGTTTAGCTAGAGAAGCCAGATTAAGAGATGGCGAGGTGGTTTACGGATTTGTGATAAAATGTGGGTTTGATTTAGATATAATGGTACAAAATTCTATGCTTGATTTTTTTATGAGATGTGAGAAAACTGATTTGGCTAGATGTCTCTTTGAAGAGATGCATGAAAAGGATATTGTCTCCTGGAATTCAATGATACTCGGATATTGCAACAATGGCAGAATTGACATTGCCCGTGACTTATTCAGTAAAATGCCTGATCAAAATGTCATCTCTTGGACCACCATTATACATGGATATGTGAAACTTGGTGACATGAAAGAGGCACGCCacctgttcgatgaaatgcctgtTAAAGATTTAGCTTCATGGAACGTGATGCTATCTGGGTATGTTGACTATGGTGACATTGACAATgctatttatatttttaacacaaTGCCTTTCTCTGATCTTGGATCTTGGAATTTAATCATCTCTGGATGCTGTAAAATTGGAAATCTTGAATCTGCAAGAAACTATTTTGACAAAATCCCAAGTAAAAATGTGGCTTCTTGGACAATTATGATAGATGGGTACATGAAATCTGGAAATGTCAATGATGCAAAGGTTTTATTCGATCAAATGCCTGAAAAGAATTTAATTTCTTGGTCTACAATGATTGGGGGTTATGCTAAAAATGGAGAACCAAAAACTGCTTTAGAGTTGCTTAAATTATTCAAAAAACAATCGATTAATCCAGATGAAACCTTTATCCTAGTTGTCATTTCAGCTTGTTCACAGTTAGGCGTTTTAGATGCTGCTGAGTCAGCAATCCGTGACTACGTGGGTCCCGATCTTTTCTCCAATTTACACGTAGCCACTAGTTTAGTTGACATGTATGCAAAATGTGGAAACATTAAAAAGGCTATAgatattttcaaaacaattaacaaAAAAGACTTGTATTGCTACACTACCATGATCACAGCCTATGCGAATCACGGGTTAGGTCAAGAGGCGATTTCATTatttgaaaaaatgaaaaaagacaATTTAACCCCCGATGGGGCGACATTTATAGGGGTTTTAACTGCTTGTAATCATGGAGGCCTTATTGATGAAGGGTGGAAAtattttaaagaaatgaaaaatgaATATGGGATTGAACCGATAGATAAACATTATGCATGTATGGTTGATTTATTAGGGCGTAGTGGGTGTATTCATGATGCTTATAATTTAATATGTGGGATGAAGGTGGGACCCACAGCTGCGGTTTGGAGTGCTTTGCTGGCGGCTTGTGGTGTTCACCGCCATGTGGAGATGGCGGAAGTGGCGGCGGGTGAGTTATTTAAGATTGAGCCGGAGAATTCAGGGAATTATGTTCTTTTATCGAATGTTTATGCGGGTTTGGGGGAGTGGGAGAATGTTGGGAAAGTGAGGGCAGTGATGAGGGGGAATCGGGTGAGGAAGAATAGAGGTTCGAGTTGGATTGAGTTAGAGTGTGTGGTGTATGAGTTTGTCATGGGAGATTTTGAGTATTTAAATTGTGAAAGAGTAAAGTTTATTTTGGATTTGATTCGTGAAGAAATGGAAGTTGAGGATCATggaatgaaatga